The segment GGTTATCGACCTTGGGCATATCTGTAAAGCAAGCGGCGTGGGGGCAATAATAGAAATTGAGAGCATCCCCATTCACCCGGAGTTAAAGGCCGCTTTCGGAGAAAACGCAATCGATTTAGCGCTTTCGGGGGGCGAAGATTACGAATTGTTATTTACCGCCGAGCCCCAAGTTATTGAAAAGATAAAAAAACAGACGGATTGTCGAATTACGGTTATCGGTAAGATTATTGCCGATGACAACCGCCAAATAAACTTAACAGACAGTACGGGTGAAATTTATACCCCGCCGAATAAAGGATGGAACCATTTTGGATAATAAATCAAAGCGCGAACTTATAATGATAAGTAAGTCTCCCGAAGAAACCGTTAGCTTGGGTAAAAAAATCGGAGAGCTTGCGGAGGCGGGAGACATTTTTCTGCTTAGCGGGGCTTTGGGGGCGGGAAAAACCTGCCTGACACAGGGGATTGCTTACGGTTTGGATATTAACGAATATACGCTAAGCCCTTCTTTTGTATTGGTACGCGAATTGTACGGGCGGCTCACCTTATACCATCTGGATCTTTACAGGCTGGAAGATATCGATGAAATTGCCAATCTCGGGCTTGATGATTACCTTTACGGGAAAGGCATTTGCACAATAGAATGGGCCAACCGCAGTATGTCGCTTTTCCCCGATGAACACCTCGGAATCGAAATAAACTATTTGGATAATAATCAAAGGCAAATTATACTTAGAGCATACGGCGAAAGATATAATCGGCTGAT is part of the Dehalococcoidales bacterium genome and harbors:
- the tsaE gene encoding tRNA (adenosine(37)-N6)-threonylcarbamoyltransferase complex ATPase subunit type 1 TsaE; the protein is MDNKSKRELIMISKSPEETVSLGKKIGELAEAGDIFLLSGALGAGKTCLTQGIAYGLDINEYTLSPSFVLVRELYGRLTLYHLDLYRLEDIDEIANLGLDDYLYGKGICTIEWANRSMSLFPDEHLGIEINYLDNNQRQIILRAYGERYNRLINELEHRTE